The Vitis vinifera cultivar Pinot Noir 40024 chromosome 7, ASM3070453v1 genomic interval CACCGGATACGTGTATGGATCCCTGGCCACAAAGCTCCATTTTTCGGTGTCTGGGTCTCTCTGCAGCCACCTCTCTGGTCGGAACTCCGGCCAGTCCGACCCCCACAGCTCCTCCAACCTTCCCATTGCGTAGGGATGATAGGTCACCCTCATGCCCTTCTTCACCACAGTGCCGTCCGGCAACACGTCGTCGCTCACCACCTCTTTGCTGTCGACGGGGACAGGAGGGTAGAATCGCATACTCTCACAGAGAGAGGCGTGTGTGTAGACCATGTCCTTCACTTCATCGAACACCGGCAATTCAGacttttcattgatttcatttAGAATCTGATCTTCCACATCTGGGTGCTTGAAGAGTAACCAGAAGAACCATGTCAAAGCAGCGGAGGTGGTGTCCCGACCGGCGAGTATAAAGCTGATGACTATATCAGTGATAAAGTCCTCATCTGAGTGGCCGGAGCTCAAGAATCTTGATAAGAGGTCGGTGGAGTCGAGTGAAGATTTGTGCTTCAgctcttctttcttctctcttaCGATGTTTTTTGCAAACTCACGCACCTCAGCCACTGCAAGCTTCAGGCGCTTCTCCGACCCTACTCCCATAAGCCGTTTCAGTTTCCACACAATTGGGAGAATCAAAGTGAACCTCTCGCTGCTAATTCGAGCTGCATCCTCGAAAGCAACTGCGAATTTTGCCTGTGGGAGAGATGGCAATAGATAATCTGGATCGTACCCGAAAGCGATCTTGCAGATGTTATCGAAAGCGAATCTCTGGAGAATATCTTGAAAGTCCAGAACCGAGTTGTTGGCGGCAGCAGTGCTTAAAATAGGGATGAGGCGGTCGGAGAGCTCAGCATCGACGACAGTCTCAATGAATTTGCGCAGGGATTTTGTGTTGAATTCATGGCTGGAGACCTGTCTCTGGAACTTCCAGTTGTCGCCGTCGGCATTGAAGATGCCGCCACCAAGAAAATCAGAGAGGATGATTCTAAAGAACTGGCCTTTATGGTAGTTGTGGAAGTGGGTCTTGAGGATGTGCTGGACATTGGAGGGGTTGCCAGTGAGGACAACACGTGTGCCCAGACAGCGGTGGATGACTACAGTTGCAGAGGGTGAGGCTCTAATAAGATCAGATGTCCACTGGACACGTCGGTTTAGATTGGCTAAGATTTCCAGAGATGAGCCAATTATTGGGTAACATCTGAGGGCACTGGCGGAAGGAGATGAAGATGATTTTGTGcgaatgaagaagaagaagaaaagtagTGGAAGAATGAAGAGAAATGGAGAAAGTAGGAGGCTAAACTCAAACATGCTTGATGGTGATTGGTGGCTCGTGTGTTTCTCTGTAGACTAGTGAATTGAATTTGTAGACAAAAATAATAATCGAGATATATGATTTGTGAGGAGAGGATTTTTGTGGTATTTATAAGTCTACCAGCAATGTTTCTTTTCGTTATGTAGAGTGTAGAGAAGGTTCTAATTTCTTAGCCCACATGTGAAAGCTTTTTGTAAGCATTTGACTTTCTATAAATGGAGAGCTCAAATTACGAATATTACCACAGGAAAAGGGATAAAATATAAGCTGAAAATTCCAACACATAAATACAAGTATTCGTGGAGAATAAGAAAATTCTTGTTTGAATGGGTATTTCTCCACATGTCAAGCTCAGCACTCCATTACAGAAACCTTTGACCCACAAACTTTTCCTCCTTTTTTGTGAAGGCGGCTGGCACGAATTTTCTAAGAAACTTGGTGGATCAATGTTAAATTTTGTTAGCGTTGATCCTTCTAGAGTATGTATAGATTATAGAAAGGTGATTATTTtgaatcttaaaaattattttgtatctttgtaactttttttttttttttaacaaaaaacaatATCTTCATCTTATTCTTTCTTCTTGAATCTAGCTAATtaataattagtttaattaatttttcctaCTTCAAACATACAtttgaataattcaaaatttgaatttagttTGGTAGTTATTAGTTGTTGTTAGGATTTCCTTAAGTACTTTAAGTTTtgttcaaaactaaaattatgtttggttttcaaaaaattaaaaggaaaatacaaaagaaaaaaaaatagagagaaaaaataaaaataaataaataataaataaataaataaatttaaatttaataaattatttttatggatttcttcatacttattttacttatttatctttattataataaaattaaataatttaaaaatatataaattttaagtatatttgattttttttaaatattttttatagtgaaattgagaaaatcattttttttaatatttttttttatttttctagaatTGTGTGGGAACATGacatataagaaaagaaataaaggaaataGTCAAAATAAAGGAATTTTGCTGGGCCAGCAAACGAGAGATGTTGATCTATTTCTCATAATGGTCGTCACTGCTTACAATGGTGATTGGTGGCTGTGTCTTTAGCTAGCTAGCGTCACCACTGACATTTCTATTGGGCCCTGTAGTTTTTGACTTTTTTCCTTAACGCGGAAGGTTTTTCCGGGTAAAATCTATGTCTTATTTATGCGTGTCATTTGCATCTTTGAttgagatattttattatattggtTTTGGTAGAATTTATTTGAGAAGTCATTTTAAGCATAGAAAGAGTTGGTTGTTGGGTATTGTTACAAGTAGTTTTCCGAATCCCAACACCTACACCTACCAGTAATCCTATTAAatccataaaagaaaatgaatttttaataaggTGGATATCGTTAAGACTCCCTCGCCATCCTGGTTCGGTCTTCAAAATATTTGTAGAGCAAAAAGACTGAAGATGACAGAGCTGGCTCCACCACTTTCTTCACAAACTGTTGGCTTGGAAAGACtggaaatgaaaaggaaaaaaggcaACCGTCTCTATATATGTAGTGAAAACCAAGAccaaaaaaagattaaaaaaaaaaaaaaaaaacaacattaacaacaacaacaacaccaCACCAACCTAGGTCAATCTTACCCTCTTGACAACTTAATAGAATAACAGCTTTGTATATTTGAGCTGAAGAGAtatctttttattcattataaatggtatatataatatacacaAGATAACAATATAACTAACTACCAAACTAATCAGCTTAACAACCAGCTAAAAACATAAACTAGTACAACTAGTTTTGTTGTTCAACATCCCCCGCAAATTGAACGGTGGATAAGAAAGTGAAAGCTTGGAACACTTAAACTGAAATTGAGAAAGAGACAAAGACTTAGTAAACAATTCTGCTTGTTGTTCCTGAGAGGGTATATAGCAAACTTCAAGAGCACGGTGGAGAATCTTTTCTCGGATGAAATGGACATCCACCTCAATATGTTTAGTGCGTGAATGATAAATAGGATTGTGGGCAAGAGCATGCGCACCCAAGTTTTCACACCAAGCTATGGGACGATGTTGTAATGGAAATTGAAGTTCATCCAGTAaagattttatccaaattaattccaTAGTAACACTAGCCAGTGCCCGATACTTGGATTCAGTATTGGACCTTGCAATGACCTGTTGTTTGCGAGAACTCCAAGTTACTAAATTGCCaccaagaaaaacacaataacCAGTCATAGATCTTTTGTCATCAACATTACACGCCCAATCCAAATCCGAGAAGCCTTCAAGTGTAAATGGGGTAGTAGGTCGGAAAGATAAACCAAGAGTGCGGGTACCACTAACATAGCGCAATAGACGTTTACAAGCACTCCAATGATGTTGTGTAGGAGCCTTAAGAAATTGGCTCAACTTATTAACCGAGAAAGATATGTCAAGCCGAGTTAAAGTTAAGTATTGGAGAGCACCGATGGTGCTGTGATCCAAGGTGACATCAGGAAAATGAGCATTGTCTTCAAGAGCAAGTTTCTGACCAAGAGCCATTGGTGTAGAGGATGGTTTAGCATGAACCATGTTTTTCTTGACAAGTaaatcaaaaatatatttggccTGATTGAGATAGAGACCTGAGTTATCTTTAAATGCTTCAAATCTAAGAAAGTAACTAATAGAACCAAGAGTCTTCAAAGCAAACCGAGAAGTGAGAGCCTAAATCACAGAATGAATGAGTGCAGAACTATCTCCAATTATTAGGATATTATCAACATATACTAATACCAAAACCAAATGACCATTCTTCCGAGAGTGAAATAAGGAATTATCAGAAATGGAATGTTGAAATCTCCATGAGACTAGAGCACTGTGAAGCTGAACAAACCAAGCTCGAGGAGCTTGTTTAAGCCCATAAAGTGACTTAATCAGCTTGCAGGCATGAGTAGGATGAGTAGAACTAACAAACCCTTCAAGTTGACACATATAGACATCTTCATGAAAAATGCCATTTAGAAAGGCATTATTGATATTGATCTGTTGTACGTCCTAATTGTAAGCGACAATAATAGTAAAAATTATCCGAATAGTAGAGGCTTTGACAACTGGACTAAATGTGTCTGAGAAATCTACACCAACATGTTGTTGAAACCCCTTAGCAATCAATCTGGCTTTGAATTTAGCCAAAGAACCATCAGCCTTCAACTTGGTTTTAGAGATCCATTTGTTCTGGACAATATGCATTCCTTCAGTTTTAGGAACCAATCACTAAATACCATTGTGAATAAGGTCAGAATATTCAACCTCCATTTTCGTTTTTCGGTGAGGTAATTGTAAAGGTTGTCGAACACTAGAGGGCTCTTGGAAGTGATCTGGCAAAGCAGCAACAACTATGTAAACCTTAGGTTTGTATATGCCACTTTTAGATCTTGTCTGCATAGAATGAATATTGGTATAAGTGTGGAGGAGAGGCTGAGACATAGTAGTAGTAATAGGATGAACAACATGCGTGCAAAGTGTGGAAACTATGTTGTCAACAATAGGAACTGTAGTGCCAGTTGTAGGACAAGAGGGCAGTGAAGCAAAACCTGTTGTAGAATTAGAAAAACTAAAGCACGCATTGTCAGATAAAGCATTAGAGACAGGTAAGGTAAGAGCTATTGGAGTATCAGTAACAACTGTAGTAAAAGTATTAGACATATTGGCAAAAGAAGAAATATGGTGTTGAGAAAATGTAGGTAAATGAGTAGAAGGTAGAGAAACCGGAGGACAAGAAGGCAACACATATGATGGACAACTGAACTTGTGGATAAAAGATTGATGTGGAATATTGGGTTGAGTAAGCAACGTAGAGTAAGGAAAGTCATTTTCATTGAATGTGATTGACTTAGCAACATAAATCTAACCAGATGGACTAAGACATCTATACCCTTTATGAGCAGGgttataaccaataaaaagaCACTTGGTGGACCTAAAAGAAAACTTGTGAGAATTGTAAGGATGTAAGTAAGAATAACAAGAACAACcaaaaactttgaaaaatgaGTAATCAGGTTTAGAAccaaaaagagttttaaaatgAGACTAGAAATTTGCTAGAACTTTTGTAGGTAACTGGTTGATGATGAAAACAGAAGACACACAAGCATCCCACCAGAATGTCAAGGGCATAGCATCTTGGGCAAGAAGTGTGAGGCTAAGATCAATGATATGATGATGCTTTTGCTCAACTCTTCTTTGTTGTTGATGGGTGTAGGGACAAGGGTGTCGAAAAAGAATACcagatttttcaaaaatatgtaATAAGGGGCGAAATTCCCCTCCCCAATATGTTTGCAAGGCTAAAATTTTAGAAGAAAgttgtttttcaacaaaaacttGGAATTTAAGAAATATAGAAGGTACCTTAGATTTGTGTTTCATAGGATATATCCAACAAAAACGACTAAAATCATCTACAAACAATAAGTAAAATCGATAACCttcaatgaaaatattaaaagaaggACCCCACACATCCAAGTGTATCAATTGAAGAGGTTTATTAGTTTTGACAGtaacagaaagaaaaaattcttgATGAAGTTTGCCTAGTTTACAAGCATCACAAAACATCTGATAAGAAGATGGTGAAATTGACATAGAATGTAAGATTTTATTGAGAACAGAAACAGATGGATGCCCCAATCTATTATGCCATAGAGATTTTACAGGAGAATCTTGAACAACAGAATTATTACAACTATCATGTGATTTATTTGGAAAGGAAACATTACAAGCCACAGAAGAGTGACAAGAAGCAGTTTTATTGtaaaaacatgaagaacaaGATCCAGGTTGACTAGAATAAGCAAGGAACGCCTGTGTAGTACGAATAGGAGACAACTCAAGATGATAAAGTCCACGATCATGTACTCCCTTCAGTAAAGTGGCCCCCGTGATCAGATCCTTAACATAATAGCAAGAAGGTGTAAATTCAATAGAAACAGAGTTGTTAATGGTAAACTTGGAAATACTAACAAGGTTTTTGGTAATATGAGGAACATGTAAAATGTTATTAAGATGTAAAGATTTATCAGAATGATTAGAAAGAAATTTGGAATTGCCAATATGACTAATATGAAGTTTAAAACCATTACCAATAACCAATTTCTCTTTATCGTTGTAATCATTCTTGCTGGCCAAATTAGAGTTGTTAGCTGTAATATGATGCGTAGCTCTATTGTCTAGAAACCAAGAATTGTTGTTTGGATCACCAGAACTTGGTGCAACCATGTAAGCTTGAGGATTGGTATATGTTGTAGATGAAGTATTAGCTGAATTAGCGTTGGCAGTAGCTTCTTGACCTTGATATCTAAGGTCAAACCAATGATAACATTTTAATGCTATGTGTCCACATTTCCTACAGACCTGACAGATCGATTTGTTCTTGGACTGATTTCGTCCTCCTCCTCCACCTCGTGAACCACGAGGTCGTCCACGGTAATTGTCATTGCCTCTGTTATAACCAGAGTTGAAGGAGTTCTCATTGGCAGCATAGTGAGCATTAGCGCCATTAACATCCACTTGTGTAGTAGATTCACAACTTTCAATTCTTTGTTCATGATTTTGCAACATGAACATAACACGTTGAAGTGTTATATGATCTTTAGAGGTTATATTCACCACAACAGACTCATATTCTGGACCAAGACCAGATAAAATGTGAAGAATAACCTCATCATCAGATATTGGTTGACCAACAGCAATTAAACAATCTGCTAACGTACATTTTTTTAAGACATATTCCTCAACAGGTGTAGCACATTTCTTGACGCAATTGAAGAATTATTACCTTAGATTGAATTCCAAATACCTCATGAAGTGTGCTCCAAATCTCAACTGCAGAAGTGCACTGTATAACATGTCTAAGCATTGCCTCAGAAATGGATCCAATTAACCAAGTAACAAGAAATTGATCTATACGAGTCTAGTAGAGGAAATCAAGATTTTCAACAAACACTTGAGGATCCTTTGCATCAACTACCATGGCAGGTGGATGGACATGATCACTAGTTAAAAATCCTTCAAGACCATGCTCGGGCTGCATGAAGAATCTGTGATTTGCAAAATGAATAATTGGTGTGGCTAAGTCGAATATGCAATGGAGGAAGCATTGTCGGGATTTGAAAATTAGCGCTAGTATTGAACGgagcagaagaagaagcatcCATGGAAACAAGAACCATTCACAACTCTGATACCAACTTAACATAATAACGGCTTTGTATATTTGAGCTGAAGAAATATATTTCTATTCATTATGAatggtatatataatatacaaaggATAACAATATAACTAACAACCAAACTAATCAGCTTAACAACCAGTTAATAATAGAAACTGGTACAACTAGTTTTGTTGTTTAACATGACACCATCCATTTCGCCATTTCTGTACAATTAGAACAAAACACggaacaaaaaaaacaaaaggttcCCTAAATCTCTCTTTACTTccaacacaaaaaaaaagggCCTCCAATCTCAacacataaatattattaaagttTCCTTGataatattttggattttagaATCTAAGAGGTTGTTCCATTTACACAATTTCCTAGAGAAGTCATGGGGAAACACGTTTGTTCACATCTAATTGCTTCGAGGTTGAGCGAAATACTATAACAAGAGCAAAAGTAATATCGAATTGTAACATTGATTTTAAAACTGAACCAAAtgtatcatcaaaatcaatacaTTGAATATGTGAGAAGCTTTGAGCAAAAAGTCAATATTTATATTGGTCAACTATTCCATTCTCTTTATACTTCATTGATATTTCAATAACTAGAATGATAATTAAGGAGCATGAAAGCAAAGAGAACATTCTTTAAACAAATTTCAAGATGCAAGGATAGAGATTTGTACATTTGgcttttaaaattgataaatattgcTTCAAAACCTAGTCACATTTTGCCTCAATCCTGCTAAAATAATGCAGTAGGTTGTACGGACAACCTTTTGAGCAAGTTGGAAGAGGAAGCAAGGGGGTTGGTGGCACCTTATGGTTCAAGAGAGAGTGTTGtctactaataaaatataagagTGTTTTATATAGACCTGAAGGAAGTAACAAGATGATCACCTTAGCCTTAATAACCCTTGTCTAGCCCAACCAATGCACCATGTGGTGCACCAAGACCACTTGATGCAACCCAATCTTCCAATGCTCAACCAATTATGTATGCACATGTCATTGACAGTTCGAGTGAGAACtataacttaaacaaaaagaaaacactcAACTTCTAccttaagaaaaataacttaatatttccTATATAAATGTTTTGCAAAGTAacacctttagtatatattgactaaaaagtttaaattattgATCAGATGATTCTCACCTTAGCTAATTATATTTACTATAATATCTATATTCATCCAATGATGGATTCTTATTTGGTTGCAGATGGCGAGTTTCTAATTGTGGAAGAATGTAGAGAAGCAGCGAAGTGATGGCTGTCAAACAATCCAA includes:
- the LOC100264774 gene encoding cytochrome P450 94A1; this translates as MFEFSLLLSPFLFILPLLFFFFFIRTKSSSSPSASALRCYPIIGSSLEILANLNRRVQWTSDLIRASPSATVVIHRCLGTRVVLTGNPSNVQHILKTHFHNYHKGQFFRIILSDFLGGGIFNADGDNWKFQRQVSSHEFNTKSLRKFIETVVDAELSDRLIPILSTAAANNSVLDFQDILQRFAFDNICKIAFGYDPDYLLPSLPQAKFAVAFEDAARISSERFTLILPIVWKLKRLMGVGSEKRLKLAVAEVREFAKNIVREKKEELKHKSSLDSTDLLSRFLSSGHSDEDFITDIVISFILAGRDTTSAALTWFFWLLFKHPDVEDQILNEINEKSELPVFDEVKDMVYTHASLCESMRFYPPVPVDSKEVVSDDVLPDGTVVKKGMRVTYHPYAMGRLEELWGSDWPEFRPERWLQRDPDTEKWSFVARDPYTYPVFQAGPRICLGKEMAFLQMKRVVAGVLRRFQVVPVVEDGGEPVYTADLAAKMKGGFLVRIVERADRG
- the LOC109122871 gene encoding retrovirus-related Pol polyprotein from transposon RE2; translation: MALGQKLALEDNAHFPDVTLDHSTIGALQYLTLTRLDISFSVNKLSQFLKAPTQHHWSACKRLLRYVSGTRTLGLSFRPTTPFTLEGFSDLDWACNVDDKRSMTGYCVFLGGNLVTWSSRKQQVIARSNTESKYRALASVTMELIWIKSLLDELQFPLQHRPIAWCENLGAHALAHNPIYHSRTKHIEVDVHFIREKILHRALEVCYIPSQEQQAELFTKSLSLSQFQFKCSKLSLSYPPFNLRGMLNNKTSCTSLCF